In Arvicanthis niloticus isolate mArvNil1 chromosome Y unlocalized genomic scaffold, mArvNil1.pat.X SUPER_Y_unloc_4, whole genome shotgun sequence, one genomic interval encodes:
- the LOC117701336 gene encoding lysine-specific demethylase 5D-like isoform X1: MKPGSDDFLPPPECPVFEPSWAEFKDPLGYIAKIRPIAEKSGICKIRPPADWQPPFAVEVDNFRFTPRIQRLNELEAQTRVKLNYLDQIAKFWEIQGSSLKIPNVERKILDLYSLNKIVIEEGGYEAICKDRRWARVAQRLNYPSGKNIGSLLRSHYERIIYPYEMFQSGANLVQCNTDPFDSEEKDKEYKPHSIPLRQSVQPSKFSCYSRRAKRLQPEPEPTEEDIEKNPELKKLQIYGAGPKMIGLGLMAKEKTLRKKDSIQPVCFHFLLILLDKEEVPCPATVVVKGEASEFGKVTSDKNLNPSYEPCTEMTVQLRNNHSSPQFVRIH, encoded by the exons ATGAAGCCAGGATCTGACGACTTTCTACCGCCGCCCGAGTGCCCGGTGTTTGAGCCCAGTTGGGCGGAATTCAAAGATCCTCTTGGCTATATAGCTAAAATCAGACCCATTGCGGAGAAGTCAGGCATTTGCAAGATCCGCCCACCTGCG GATTGGCAGCCTCCTTTTGCTGTAGAAGTTGATAACTTCAGATTTACTCCTCGAATTCAGAGGCTAAATGAACTGGAG GCCCAAACTAGAGTAAAACTGAATTACTTGGATCAGATTGCAAAATTCTGGGAAATTCAAGGTTCTTCATTGAAGATACCTAATGTGGAGAGGAAGATCTTGGACCTTTATAGCCTTAATAAG aTTGTGATAGAGGAAGGCGGCTATGAAGCAATCTGCAAGGACCGTCGGTGGGCCCGTGTTGCCCAACGCCTTAATTACCCATCAGGGAAAAACATTGGTTCCCTGCTACGGTCCCACTATGAACGGATCATTTACCCTTATGAAATGTTTCAGTCTGGAGCTAATCTTGTG CAATGTAACACAGATCCATTTGACAGtgaagaaaaagacaaggaaTACAAACCTCATAGTATCCCTCTTAGACAGTCTGTTCAGCCATCAAAATTCAGTTGCTACAGTAGACGAGCAAAAAGGCTACAGCCTGAG ccagaacctacagaagaggacattgagAAAAACCCAGAGCTAAAGAAACTACAGATATATGGGGCAGGTCCTAAAATGATTGGCTTGGGCCTCATGGCTAAGGAGAAGACTCTGAGAAAGAAAGATAGCATACAACCAG TCTGTTTTCACTTCCTTTTGATACTACTAGATAAAGAAGAAGTGCCATGCCCTGCAACTGTTGTAGTGAAGGGGGAAGCCAGTGAGTTTGGAAAAGTGACATCTGACAAGAACTTAAATCCCAGTTACGAACCTTGTACGGAGATGACTGTGCAGCTACGGAACAATCACAGCAGTCCCCAGTTTGTAAGGATTCACTAG
- the LOC117701336 gene encoding lysine-specific demethylase 5D-like isoform X2 yields the protein MKPGSDDFLPPPECPVFEPSWAEFKDPLGYIAKIRPIAEKSGICKIRPPADWQPPFAVEVDNFRFTPRIQRLNELEAQTRVKLNYLDQIAKFWEIQGSSLKIPNVERKILDLYSLNKIVIEEGGYEAICKDRRWARVAQRLNYPSGKNIGSLLRSHYERIIYPYEMFQSGANLVQCNTDPFDSEEKDKEYKPHSIPLRQSVQPSKFSCYSRRAKRLQPEPEPTEEDIEKNPELKKLQIYGAGPKMIGLGLMAKEKTLRKKDSIQPDKEEVPCPATVVVKGEASEFGKVTSDKNLNPSYEPCTEMTVQLRNNHSSPQFVRIH from the exons ATGAAGCCAGGATCTGACGACTTTCTACCGCCGCCCGAGTGCCCGGTGTTTGAGCCCAGTTGGGCGGAATTCAAAGATCCTCTTGGCTATATAGCTAAAATCAGACCCATTGCGGAGAAGTCAGGCATTTGCAAGATCCGCCCACCTGCG GATTGGCAGCCTCCTTTTGCTGTAGAAGTTGATAACTTCAGATTTACTCCTCGAATTCAGAGGCTAAATGAACTGGAG GCCCAAACTAGAGTAAAACTGAATTACTTGGATCAGATTGCAAAATTCTGGGAAATTCAAGGTTCTTCATTGAAGATACCTAATGTGGAGAGGAAGATCTTGGACCTTTATAGCCTTAATAAG aTTGTGATAGAGGAAGGCGGCTATGAAGCAATCTGCAAGGACCGTCGGTGGGCCCGTGTTGCCCAACGCCTTAATTACCCATCAGGGAAAAACATTGGTTCCCTGCTACGGTCCCACTATGAACGGATCATTTACCCTTATGAAATGTTTCAGTCTGGAGCTAATCTTGTG CAATGTAACACAGATCCATTTGACAGtgaagaaaaagacaaggaaTACAAACCTCATAGTATCCCTCTTAGACAGTCTGTTCAGCCATCAAAATTCAGTTGCTACAGTAGACGAGCAAAAAGGCTACAGCCTGAG ccagaacctacagaagaggacattgagAAAAACCCAGAGCTAAAGAAACTACAGATATATGGGGCAGGTCCTAAAATGATTGGCTTGGGCCTCATGGCTAAGGAGAAGACTCTGAGAAAGAAAGATAGCATACAACCAG ATAAAGAAGAAGTGCCATGCCCTGCAACTGTTGTAGTGAAGGGGGAAGCCAGTGAGTTTGGAAAAGTGACATCTGACAAGAACTTAAATCCCAGTTACGAACCTTGTACGGAGATGACTGTGCAGCTACGGAACAATCACAGCAGTCCCCAGTTTGTAAGGATTCACTAG